A region from the Borreliella burgdorferi B31 genome encodes:
- a CDS encoding DUF643 domain-containing protein, whose protein sequence is MHTNEISNFYDNLSEDLKKSINKLYETEQATQEQKSQMYSSYKAAQEYGIKTGKSTEEIINDIIDPTKKIIKDVLKNKYLIQKYKNSKNMQVDYSDKKGMLKKCLKKLGEYDSMIFLGAVYGILNHIYQKVSKQYQLIMINEFKDILFIRIHNYDKRIFTSDDLIKTIKDFP, encoded by the coding sequence ATGCATACTAATGAAATTTCAAATTTTTATGATAATCTTAGTGAAGATTTAAAAAAGTCAATAAATAAACTTTATGAAACCGAACAAGCAACGCAAGAACAAAAAAGTCAAATGTATAGCTCTTATAAAGCAGCGCAAGAATACGGAATAAAAACTGGAAAAAGCACTGAGGAAATAATAAATGACATTATAGACCCTACAAAAAAAATTATTAAAGACGTTCTGAAAAATAAATATTTAATACAAAAATATAAAAATTCCAAAAATATGCAAGTTGATTATAGCGACAAGAAAGGGATGCTAAAGAAATGTTTGAAAAAATTAGGAGAGTATGATTCCATGATATTTTTGGGGGCTGTTTATGGTATTCTTAACCATATTTATCAAAAAGTTTCAAAACAATATCAATTAATTATGATCAACGAATTTAAAGATATACTATTTATAAGGATACACAACTATGATAAGAGAATTTTTACAAGCGATGATCTAATTAAAACAATAAAAGATTTTCCCTAA
- the erpP gene encoding plasminogen-binding protein ErpP gives MNKKMKMFIVCAVFILIGACKIHTSYDEQSSGEINHTLYDEQSNGELKLKKIEFSKFTVKIKNKDNNSNWTDLGDLVVRKEENGIDTGLNAGGHSATFFSLKESEVNNFIKAMTKGGSFKTSLYYGYKYEQSSANGIQNKEIITKIESINGAEHIAFLGDKINNGVGGDKTAEYAIPLEVLKKNLK, from the coding sequence ATGAATAAGAAAATGAAAATGTTTATTGTTTGTGCTGTTTTTATACTTATAGGTGCTTGCAAAATTCATACTTCATATGATGAGCAAAGTAGTGGTGAGATAAACCATACTTTATATGATGAGCAAAGTAATGGTGAGTTAAAACTTAAAAAAATAGAATTCTCTAAATTTACTGTAAAAATTAAAAATAAAGATAATAATAGTAACTGGACAGACCTAGGAGATTTAGTTGTAAGAAAAGAAGAAAATGGTATTGATACGGGTTTAAACGCTGGGGGACATTCGGCTACATTCTTTTCATTAAAAGAATCAGAAGTTAATAACTTTATAAAAGCAATGACTAAAGGCGGATCATTTAAAACTAGTTTGTATTATGGATATAAGTACGAACAAAGTAGTGCAAATGGTATCCAAAACAAAGAGATCATAACAAAAATAGAAAGTATTAATGGTGCTGAACATATTGCGTTTTTAGGAGATAAAATTAATAACGGTGTGGGGGGAGATAAAACAGCTGAATATGCAATACCACTAGAAGTGCTTAAAAAAAATTTAAAATAG
- a CDS encoding DUF261 domain-containing protein, producing MLINKIKQDNRTLRPEIQRWGCYFLCLHYYTSLFKKCEFNAYEINAAYYRFIGLGYIKSNCFIINPCMILNYYGIRSSVRYESLNYLGAANEFEISEVKIDKVNGYHFIATKNKEILYDSLDLKPRGKIFKVTSKRIFRLK from the coding sequence ATGCTTATTAATAAAATAAAACAAGATAATAGAACTTTACGCCCAGAGATACAAAGGTGGGGTTGTTACTTTTTGTGTCTACATTATTATACAAGCCTATTTAAGAAATGTGAATTTAATGCTTATGAGATAAATGCAGCGTATTATAGATTTATAGGACTTGGGTACATTAAGAGTAATTGTTTTATTATAAATCCATGTATGATACTTAATTATTACGGAATTAGAAGTAGTGTGAGATATGAGTCTTTAAATTATTTAGGTGCAGCCAATGAATTTGAAATAAGCGAAGTTAAAATCGATAAGGTTAATGGATATCACTTTATAGCAACAAAAAATAAAGAAATATTATATGATTCACTTGACTTGAAACCTCGTGGGAAAATATTTAAAGTAACTTCAAAGCGTATATTTAGACTAAAGTAG
- a CDS encoding ErpQ, whose amino-acid sequence MNKKTLIICAVFALIISCKNFATGKDIKQNSEGKIKGFVNKILDPVKDKIASSGTKVDEVAKKLQEEEKEELMQGDDPNGSGINPPPVLPENIHNNALVLKAIEQSDGQQEKKVEEAEAKVEENKEKQENTEENIKEKEIIDEQNKQELAKAKEEEQQKEQKRHQEEQQRKAKAEKEKREREEAEQQKRQQEEEEKRQVDNQIKTLIAKIDEINENIDVIKWQTTVGPQGVIDRITGPVYDDFTNGNNSIRETWEGLEEESEDEGLGKLLKELSDARDALRTKLNEGNKPYTGYEEPKLKESVNVSEIKEDLEKLKSKLEEVKKYLKDSSKFEEIKGYISDSQ is encoded by the coding sequence ATGAATAAAAAAACATTGATTATTTGTGCTGTTTTTGCGCTGATAATTTCTTGCAAGAATTTTGCAACTGGTAAAGATATAAAACAAAATTCAGAAGGGAAAATTAAAGGATTTGTAAATAAGATTTTAGATCCAGTAAAGGATAAAATTGCTTCAAGTGGTACAAAAGTAGATGAAGTAGCAAAAAAATTACAAGAAGAAGAAAAAGAAGAATTAATGCAGGGCGATGATCCTAATGGCAGTGGAATAAATCCGCCACCAGTATTGCCGGAAAATATTCACAATAATGCATTAGTATTAAAAGCAATAGAACAAAGTGATGGTCAACAAGAAAAAAAAGTAGAAGAAGCTGAAGCTAAAGTTGAAGAAAATAAAGAAAAACAAGAGAATACAGAAGAAAACATTAAAGAAAAAGAAATAATAGACGAACAAAACAAACAAGAATTAGCTAAAGCTAAAGAAGAAGAACAACAAAAAGAACAAAAAAGACATCAAGAAGAGCAACAAAGAAAAGCTAAAGCAGAAAAAGAAAAAAGAGAAAGAGAAGAGGCAGAACAACAAAAACGACAACAAGAAGAGGAAGAAAAAAGGCAAGTTGATAACCAAATTAAAACACTTATAGCTAAAATAGATGAGATCAATGAAAATATTGATGTTATAAAATGGCAAACGACTGTAGGCCCACAAGGCGTTATAGATAGAATTACTGGGCCTGTGTATGATGATTTTACCAATGGCAATAATTCTATACGCGAAACTTGGGAGGGGTTAGAAGAGGAATCAGAAGACGAAGGATTAGGAAAATTATTGAAAGAATTGAGTGATGCTAGGGACGCGCTAAGAACTAAATTAAATGAAGGCAATAAACCATATACTGGTTACGAAGAGCCTAAGTTAAAAGAAAGTGTAAATGTTAGCGAAATTAAAGAAGATTTAGAAAAATTAAAATCAAAATTAGAAGAAGTTAAAAAATATCTTAAAGATAGTTCTAAATTTGAAGAAATTAAAGGATACATCAGTGACAGTCAGTAA
- a CDS encoding DUF603 domain-containing protein: MKRAKRSFNDYVAYFREGSLDDREISVKLGVSRVNVWRMRQKWESGETSVSEDSRVTISEDTFEHLLSQTFRSEVNARKVRSELDLERANLELGFINAFKQYSSVELVSMHTKIENLRAEIDALNKASSKKNKQVVNGEINSLKSELDEYVKECSIREMELYYECMKKLTTAHEAESKSNYKNSKGNK, from the coding sequence TTGAAAAGAGCTAAAAGGTCTTTTAATGATTATGTTGCATACTTTAGAGAAGGATCGTTAGATGATAGAGAAATATCGGTTAAATTGGGAGTTTCTAGGGTAAATGTGTGGAGAATGAGACAAAAATGGGAAAGTGGAGAAACTTCTGTTAGCGAGGATTCTAGAGTAACAATTAGTGAAGATACTTTTGAACACCTTTTGTCGCAAACCTTTAGATCAGAAGTTAACGCTAGGAAAGTTAGAAGCGAATTGGATTTAGAGCGGGCTAATTTAGAATTAGGATTTATAAATGCATTTAAGCAATATTCTAGTGTTGAGCTTGTTAGTATGCATACTAAAATAGAAAATTTAAGAGCCGAAATTGACGCTTTAAATAAAGCAAGTAGTAAAAAAAACAAGCAAGTTGTTAATGGAGAAATTAATTCTTTAAAAAGCGAGCTTGATGAATATGTAAAGGAGTGCTCAATAAGAGAAATGGAGCTTTACTATGAATGTATGAAAAAACTTACAACTGCTCATGAAGCTGAAAGTAAA